The Candidatus Accumulibacter similis genome has a segment encoding these proteins:
- a CDS encoding biotin carboxylase yields the protein MAHTVKNVADLLLLFHRNERPIYFISATNFNLLGMDRWVNRFRYISYIDCFDGRHPNVFVPPESPHAEFESIEDINNYLLQHKDVVDLIERRGGNPVATFLMFDEKTESLAKELGMEVWFPPAKLRQRLDNKMETVRIGNKVGVLSVPNALEKVSSYASLRETCERNGLGHDLVIQSAYGDSGHTTFFIASEEDFNKYKDEIINDPEVKIMKRINCRGATLEACATQSGTLVGPLLTEVVGARELTPYKGGWCGNEVFPGAFTEDVRAKCRDMAERFGNQLLEEGYRGYFDLDFLIDQDTGEVYLGELNPRVCGASPMTNHAAHAYADAPLFLFHLLEFSGVPFDLNVREINDRWAQPHFIDSWSQVVMKYTENHVDQVTHAPATGIYRMGEDGGVSYQRFDYNRRAIDTEREAFFLRITGPGDYRYEGADLGILITRGRAMDDNFKLNLRARDWIRGIKNYYAGKPIITTQHEAAPEPGAFKIL from the coding sequence ATGGCCCACACCGTCAAGAATGTTGCCGACCTGCTGCTGCTGTTCCACCGCAACGAGCGCCCGATCTACTTCATCAGCGCCACCAACTTCAACCTGCTGGGAATGGATCGCTGGGTCAACCGCTTCCGTTACATCAGCTACATCGATTGCTTCGATGGCCGGCATCCGAATGTGTTCGTGCCACCGGAGTCGCCGCACGCCGAGTTCGAATCCATCGAGGACATCAACAACTATCTGCTGCAGCACAAGGACGTGGTCGACCTGATCGAGCGCCGCGGTGGCAATCCGGTAGCGACCTTCCTGATGTTCGACGAGAAGACCGAGTCACTGGCCAAGGAACTCGGCATGGAAGTCTGGTTTCCGCCAGCCAAGCTGCGCCAGCGCCTGGACAACAAGATGGAAACCGTGCGCATCGGCAACAAGGTTGGTGTCCTGTCGGTGCCCAATGCCCTCGAGAAGGTGAGCAGCTACGCCAGCCTCAGGGAGACTTGCGAGCGCAACGGCCTGGGGCATGACCTGGTGATCCAGTCGGCCTATGGCGACTCTGGCCACACTACCTTCTTCATTGCGTCCGAAGAGGATTTCAACAAGTACAAGGACGAAATCATCAACGACCCCGAGGTCAAGATCATGAAGCGCATCAACTGCCGTGGCGCGACGCTCGAAGCCTGCGCCACCCAGTCGGGCACGCTGGTCGGTCCACTGCTGACGGAAGTGGTCGGTGCCCGCGAACTGACGCCCTACAAGGGTGGCTGGTGTGGCAACGAGGTGTTTCCCGGCGCCTTTACCGAAGATGTGCGTGCGAAGTGCCGCGACATGGCGGAGCGCTTCGGCAACCAGTTGCTGGAGGAGGGTTACCGGGGTTATTTCGACCTCGATTTCCTGATCGACCAGGACACCGGCGAGGTCTACCTCGGCGAACTGAACCCGCGCGTGTGTGGCGCCAGCCCGATGACCAACCATGCAGCGCATGCCTATGCCGATGCGCCGCTGTTCCTGTTCCACCTGCTCGAGTTCTCCGGCGTGCCGTTCGACCTGAACGTGCGTGAAATCAACGATCGTTGGGCGCAACCGCACTTCATCGATTCCTGGTCGCAGGTGGTGATGAAATATACCGAGAATCACGTCGACCAGGTCACGCACGCGCCCGCCACCGGCATCTATCGCATGGGCGAAGACGGCGGGGTCAGCTACCAGCGCTTCGACTACAACCGCAGGGCCATCGATACCGAGCGCGAAGCCTTCTTCCTGCGCATCACCGGCCCGGGGGACTATCGTTACGAGGGCGCCGACCTGGGTATCCTCATCACCCGCGGCCGCGCCATGGACGACAACTTCAAGCTCAACCTGCGCGCCCGCGACTGGATCCGCGGCATCAAGAACTACTACGCCGGCAAGCCCATCATCACCACCCAGCATGAGGCCGCACCAGAGCCGGGTGCGTTCAAGATTCTCTGA